The Leptolyngbya sp. FACHB-261 genome segment AACCTACCTGCTCCCAGTACGCTCGCGAAGCAATTGAACGCTTTGGCGCTTTCCGAGGCAGTATTTTGGCGGTGAGGCGAATTCTACGCTGCCATCCCTATCACCCTGGCGGTTGGGATCCCGTACCGCCTGCCCCTCATGAGCACCCTTGACTGGACGCCTAACTGGATTCTGCCAAACGTGCTGGTAACCGAGCCATATTTAGAGGTTGGCTACGAGGCAAATCGATATGGGTAAAGTGCCGATCCTGATACTCAAACACGATGGGTACACAATACATAATTTCAACCTGCTCGACTTGCTCCGGACTGAGATGATCTAAATCCATCAGCAGGGCACGGATTGTGTTGCCATGAGCAGAAATTAGGATGTTTTTACCTACATCTAGTTCTGGCAAAATGTGGTCGTGGAAGTAATCGAGCGTGCGGATAGCTGTGTCTTCTAAGCTTTCACCGCCAGGCGGACGGGTACTGTAACTGCGCCGCCACAGATGTACCTGTTCCTCACCGTACTTTTGAGCCGTTTCAGCTTTGTTGAGCCCTTG includes the following:
- the yidD gene encoding membrane protein insertion efficiency factor YidD, producing MPESTNDTIETGIFQHKDWAQTAMKVLLIGLINAYRTLISPLFPPVCRFQPTCSQYAREAIERFGAFRGSILAVRRILRCHPYHPGGWDPVPPAPHEHP
- a CDS encoding 2,3-diphosphoglycerate-dependent phosphoglycerate mutase produces the protein MALMVIVRHGQSIWNLENRFTGWTDVDLTEEGRREAREAGEQMAHLHFDIAFTSKLKRAQETLNLILRSAKQTEVPVTEAQALNERHYGDLQGLNKAETAQKYGEEQVHLWRRSYSTRPPGGESLEDTAIRTLDYFHDHILPELDVGKNILISAHGNTIRALLMDLDHLSPEQVEQVEIMYCVPIVFEYQDRHFTHIDLPRSQPLNMARLPARLAESS